The genomic segment CCcaacttgtttaataaataaatttagataGGTCGACCTAAATCCATTTATGTCCAATCTAAATCTCTAAAATAGGTGTTCACAGCGCAGATCATAAATTACCACCCCTACTCTCTACTATTTCTCTTTCTAAATTTCATCTTTCTTCGCCGCTACTGTTCTCCAAAACCTTTTGCTCCCATTAAACTATAGGAAGCCCTCATATTTCTCtttctaaattttatttttcttctccaaTACCGTTGTCCAAAACCTTTTGCTCTCATTTAACCATAGAAGGCCTCCGGTCAGATGAGCTCCGACAACCttcgggtttttttttttttacctacgTGCAGATGAACAGATTGAAACTTCTTTTTCTCGCACAGGTCCACCAGCAACCTACCTTCTGGAACAGATTTTCAGCGGCAACAAATGTTTATTCATTTGAATCAATTGTATTAACTTAGGAATTTCATAATTCTTATTTAATAATTTCCACAACagaacttaagaaatccatCGACTCAAAATTTCTCAGAAATGAGAAAAGAAAACATATCCGGCTTCTTTAATCTCCAGAAGAAGCTTACATCATGCAAGAAACAAAAGACAAGCCCATTACAGACAAAGGGTATGTCACAACTCACAAAAATCTTTTCAACTAGCAGAAAGGATAAGAACTGGGCTCATCTCACAGCCGAACTCAGTTGCCTTATTTTATTAGAACACAAAGTTTAAGATCGATGGGGCATAAGACATGCTTTATAGCAATAAGCTTTTCTCTAATCCTCCATGCGGATGATGCACCGAAGACCTTCCCCCTTAAGCATGTACTCGAAGGCCTTGTTGATTTCAGAAAAAGGCACACTGTGGGTGATGAACTTCTCCACTTCTAGCTCCTGCACCATTAGTGCAACATGTATCAGGACAAATATACTTGGATAGaatctaagaacaaattattatgCTTTGTTAGCCAATCCTACAAACTCTTATTACCTAATCAATCAGGAGTAAAGCTTTAGCCATCAGCACACAACAAGCAAGAGAAGAACCTGATCACTTTTATTAAGGAAGAGAAATTAGACTACGCTGTTTACCTTGTTCATATACTTCTCAACGACTGAAGGAAGGTCAGAGCGCGGTTTATAGTTCCCAAAGAAGGTTCCCTTAAGAGTCCTTTCATTGAGGAGGTTCATTGGGTGGGTTTTGAACTCGGCGTCCTTGTGAGGCACCCCAACCAGTACAGCAACACCCCAACCCTGAGGCAGATAAGATTTCAGATTGCTATCttatcattaatagtttgaacTGCGAGTTTGTAAAGGGAGCAAGAAATTACATCATGAACACATTCAAATGCAGATATCATGGCTTTTATGTTGCCAGTGCATTCGACGCTTCGATCAACGCCACCATTAGTCATCTCAGCAATCACCTGAAAAGTATTCAATCTTTCTACTTAATACATCATGTACATTGTTTTTGAGACATCACAAGCAGTTGAACTGCTTCCAAATATTATAATTTAACTTCTACAATACACCAGGTGCCATGGAATGAAAGAAGTCCTATATCAGCACGCAAGAAGTATTATCATGTCCAAAAACAAACCTACCTCTTGGACTGGTTTCTTATAATCCATTGGATTCAAAAACTCTGTGCAACCGAACTTTTTTGCTGGTAcaacaaaaacaaagaaaatgagACTTAGTACCAtgttttaaaacaaaaatatcgAGTAGAAACTTAGTTGCTAGATGTGCCAGGAGCAGTTGCAGCAACAGAagcatattttttaagaaacaCTTGAAGTAAGAAAGCAAGAAGCAGGCACAGTTTTGAGATCCATAGAATTCTCTTTTACAAAGCAGGTATATTACCCTAGATAAATTTCCAGCTACCAAGCGTGGAACCACATAAAAAGAGCAGTCAGGAATAAATATACTTTGTTCTCACATCAGCAGAAGTTAAATTAGCATGCACTAGTTCAATTGATGCAGTAATATAGATTCATTGATGGAGAGGAATGGATAGTTGTTTCACCTTCCTCAAACCTGCTGGCGTTCAGGTCAACACCAATGATCCTCGACGCCCCAGAAACCCTAGCCCCTTCTGCAGCCTGATCATAAACAGATATGAATCAATCAACCAAAACCAACATCAACAcaggtccagaagcaagatgtaGAAGGCTAGACCTCAGCAGAATCGGGTGCGGGTGCAGCAAAGCATCAGATTTCATATGAGCGGCAATAGAGTTTTTAAGACCCTGGTGCTGGTTTGGGTTTCTGGACTACTAAGAAAATTATACAAGAAAGATACTCACAGCAAGGCCTACAGCTCCCAAACCGAAAATAGCCACTGTCGATCCCTTCAGTGGTTTTGCAACATTAACAGTCGCACCGAACCCTACCGAAGAGCAATTCAAAAGATAGTAAGCACCTTCCACAATATCCGAACTTGTAAATCTTATGATGTCGACGACAGCCTTGGTGTCTCACCTGTCGAAATGCCGCAGCTAAGAACGCA from the Phoenix dactylifera cultivar Barhee BC4 chromosome 14, palm_55x_up_171113_PBpolish2nd_filt_p, whole genome shotgun sequence genome contains:
- the LOC120113036 gene encoding alcohol dehydrogenase 1; translated protein: MAGTAGQVIKCKAAVAWEAGKPLVIEEVEVAPPQAMEVRVKILYTSLCHTDVYFWEAKGQTPVFPRIFGHEAGGIVESVGEGVTDLAPGDHVLPVFTGECKECAHCKSAESNMCDLLRINTDRGVMINDGKTRFSINGKPIYHFVGTSTFSEYTVIHVGCLAKINPLAPLDKVCVLSCGISTGFGATVNVAKPLKGSTVAIFGLGAVGLAAAEGARVSGASRIIGVDLNASRFEEAKKFGCTEFLNPMDYKKPVQEVIAEMTNGGVDRSVECTGNIKAMISAFECVHDGWGVAVLVGVPHKDAEFKTHPMNLLNERTLKGTFFGNYKPRSDLPSVVEKYMNKELEVEKFITHSVPFSEINKAFEYMLKGEGLRCIIRMED